Proteins found in one Mucilaginibacter gracilis genomic segment:
- a CDS encoding complex I subunit 4 family protein produces the protein MMVILLLFLPILGALATLLFKNGAAKTVALLFAVAELAVAIIMLTKFVPDATTQFAVNYPWIASYGIHFKAGVDGISMIMVLLTTLLVPLIILTTFKQQNTKPALYALILFMQTGLLVVFTALDGFLFYVGWEAALIPIYFICALWGGADRVRITLKFFIYTFAGSLFMLLGLIYLYLQTPGKTFDLQAFYALNLDLPKQSLVFWAFFLAFAIKMPVFPFHTWQPDTYTESPTPGTMMLSGIMLKMGIYGVIRWLIPISPLGFDKWVPLVIVLCVIGIIYASLIAFNQKDGKRLIAYSSIAHVGLIAAGIFAWNVQGVQGAMIQMLNHGINVVGLFFIMDIVSSRLNTRDINQLGGIAKVAPRFAIAFLIIVLGTVALPLTNGFVGEFLLLNGVSQYSIWLSAVAGVTIILGAVYMLRMYKKVMQGETNAITLVFTDIAGSEKAALGIICALIIVIGVYPQWILHISEASVTNLIDQVNQKILIVK, from the coding sequence ATGATGGTTATTCTTTTACTTTTTTTGCCAATACTGGGTGCGCTTGCAACGTTGTTATTTAAAAACGGAGCGGCTAAAACAGTAGCACTGTTATTTGCCGTAGCCGAACTGGCAGTGGCAATTATCATGCTTACCAAATTTGTACCCGATGCTACAACCCAATTTGCGGTTAATTACCCCTGGATAGCCAGTTACGGTATTCATTTTAAAGCAGGGGTTGATGGTATTAGCATGATAATGGTTTTATTAACCACCCTGCTTGTGCCTTTAATTATACTTACAACGTTTAAGCAACAAAATACCAAGCCTGCTTTATATGCCCTTATCCTGTTTATGCAAACCGGCTTGCTGGTTGTGTTTACAGCTTTAGATGGCTTTTTGTTTTATGTAGGCTGGGAAGCAGCACTTATCCCTATTTATTTTATTTGTGCTTTGTGGGGCGGTGCCGATAGGGTACGCATTACCTTAAAATTTTTCATTTACACGTTTGCCGGTTCGTTGTTTATGTTGCTGGGTTTAATTTACCTGTACCTGCAAACACCCGGTAAAACTTTTGATCTGCAAGCGTTTTATGCGCTTAATTTAGATCTGCCAAAGCAATCGCTAGTGTTTTGGGCTTTCTTTTTAGCATTTGCTATCAAGATGCCTGTTTTTCCGTTCCATACCTGGCAGCCCGATACTTATACCGAATCGCCAACTCCTGGTACTATGATGCTATCGGGCATTATGCTAAAAATGGGTATTTATGGCGTTATCCGCTGGCTGATACCAATATCGCCACTTGGTTTTGATAAATGGGTGCCGTTGGTAATTGTTTTATGCGTTATCGGCATCATCTATGCTTCGCTTATAGCATTTAACCAAAAAGATGGTAAGCGTTTAATAGCCTACTCATCAATAGCCCACGTTGGCTTAATAGCCGCCGGTATTTTTGCCTGGAATGTGCAAGGTGTACAAGGCGCCATGATACAAATGTTAAACCACGGTATAAATGTGGTAGGGCTGTTTTTTATTATGGATATAGTTAGCAGCCGTTTAAACACCCGCGATATAAACCAACTGGGTGGCATAGCAAAAGTTGCCCCCCGCTTTGCCATAGCTTTTTTAATTATTGTGCTGGGCACTGTTGCCCTGCCGCTAACCAATGGTTTTGTAGGTGAATTTTTGTTGCTCAACGGTGTATCGCAATATAGTATTTGGCTTAGTGCTGTTGCCGGGGTAACCATTATATTAGGCGCAGTTTACATGCTGAGGATGTACAAAAAAGTAATGCAAGGCGAAACAAACGCAATTACCTTAGTTTTTACAGATATAGCCGGATCGGAAAAGGCAGCATTGGGTATAATTTGCGCACTCATTATTGTGATAGGTGTGTATCCTCAATGGATATTACATATCTCGGAGGCAAGTGTTACCAATTTAATAGATCAGGTTAACCAAAAAATTTTAATAGTTAAGTAA
- a CDS encoding NADH-quinone oxidoreductase subunit N, with product MNTLIIISVLPIVILYLGLYKATKALLPVTIIGLLAALGCAVAEWGPKTQPIFSGMMLFDNYAIAFSVITIASTILILLLSKDYFERISDHVAEYYAVILFALAGIIVMLSYHNLTMLFIGIEIMSVSLYILAGIKKRDFASNEAALKYFLMGAFSTGFLLFGITLIYGSTGSFDLTVIRDWAIMHSRPVDALFFSGILLIIVGLCFKVGAAPFHFWTPDVYEGSPTLITAFMSTVVKTAGFAAFLRLFATCFNSVSDLWIPTLLIITILTLFVGNITALYQQSFKRMLAFSSISHAGYMLFAIVALGVNSPNAVFVYATAYSIASIIAFAVLILVQQQAGSDSFDSFNGLAKKNPFLALVLTVAMLSLAGIPLTAGFIGKFFMFSSALSQFQIGLVIVAVINAIISIYYYFRVIVAMYFYSAERTEVAVPAYFTFVLGFSALLTILIGIYPVFIPSLN from the coding sequence ATGAATACGCTAATAATCATTTCTGTTTTACCAATTGTTATTCTGTACCTTGGTTTATACAAAGCAACAAAGGCATTACTGCCGGTTACAATAATTGGCCTGCTTGCAGCATTAGGCTGTGCGGTTGCCGAATGGGGGCCAAAAACCCAACCCATTTTTAGTGGGATGATGTTGTTTGATAACTATGCTATTGCATTCTCGGTTATCACAATAGCTTCAACCATATTGATACTTCTGCTTTCTAAAGATTACTTTGAACGCATTAGCGATCATGTGGCCGAATACTACGCTGTTATTTTGTTTGCACTGGCAGGTATCATTGTAATGCTATCGTACCACAACTTAACCATGTTGTTTATCGGTATCGAAATTATGTCGGTTAGTTTGTACATTTTGGCAGGTATAAAAAAGCGCGATTTTGCATCAAACGAAGCCGCCCTTAAATATTTTTTAATGGGTGCCTTTTCAACAGGTTTTTTGCTTTTTGGCATCACCTTAATTTATGGCTCAACAGGCTCGTTCGATCTCACTGTAATACGCGACTGGGCAATTATGCATTCGCGCCCGGTAGATGCCTTGTTTTTTAGCGGTATATTGTTAATTATAGTGGGCCTATGTTTTAAAGTTGGTGCCGCACCATTCCATTTTTGGACGCCCGATGTTTACGAAGGTTCGCCAACGTTAATAACAGCCTTTATGTCAACCGTGGTTAAAACCGCCGGGTTTGCTGCGTTTTTACGTTTGTTTGCCACCTGCTTTAATTCAGTATCCGATTTATGGATACCAACACTTCTTATCATTACCATACTCACCTTGTTTGTGGGTAACATAACAGCACTTTACCAGCAAAGCTTTAAACGCATGCTGGCATTCTCCAGCATATCACATGCGGGTTATATGCTGTTTGCTATAGTGGCGTTAGGGGTTAACTCGCCAAATGCTGTATTTGTTTATGCTACGGCTTATTCAATTGCATCAATAATAGCATTTGCGGTGTTAATACTGGTTCAGCAGCAAGCCGGAAGTGATAGTTTTGATAGCTTTAACGGGCTGGCAAAAAAGAACCCGTTCCTGGCGCTGGTTTTAACTGTAGCTATGCTATCGCTCGCGGGTATCCCGTTAACGGCGGGTTTTATTGGTAAGTTCTTCATGTTCTCAAGCGCGCTGTCGCAATTTCAAATAGGCCTTGTTATCGTTGCTGTAATAAATGCTATTATCAGCATATACTATTATTTCCGCGTTATTGTAGCCATGTATTTTTACTCTGCCGAGCGTACCGAAGTTGCTGTTCCGGCATATTTTACTTTTGTATTGGGCTTTTCGGCGTTGTTAACCATTTTAATAGGCATTTATCCAGTTTTCATTCCAAGCTTAAATTAA
- a CDS encoding DedA family protein, translating to MESFWEHLQKLTDAQTIISQGGFYLLLVVVFAETGLFFGFFLPGDYLLFLAGLLCATGLLDIPVYLLVGSLIVSGFLGNYVGYWFGYRTGHILFSKDDSFFFKKRYVQIAESFYNKHGGMALVLGRFFPIIRTFAPIFAGVVRVDFKKFSLYNLIGSVAWVTTLTLSGYYLGIKYPQLKNYLHYIVIGLIVITTIPLIFAFFKNRLVKTNNEEDNI from the coding sequence ATGGAAAGTTTCTGGGAACACCTGCAAAAATTAACTGACGCTCAGACTATAATCAGTCAGGGCGGCTTTTACTTGTTACTTGTTGTGGTTTTTGCCGAAACAGGTTTGTTTTTTGGTTTCTTTTTGCCGGGCGATTATCTTTTGTTTTTGGCAGGCCTGTTATGTGCCACCGGTTTACTTGATATTCCTGTTTATTTATTGGTTGGCAGCTTAATTGTGTCGGGCTTTTTAGGCAATTACGTTGGGTACTGGTTTGGTTACCGAACGGGGCATATTTTGTTTAGTAAAGACGATTCGTTTTTTTTTAAAAAGCGGTACGTTCAAATTGCCGAAAGTTTTTACAACAAACACGGCGGAATGGCACTGGTTTTGGGGCGGTTTTTTCCGATCATCAGAACGTTCGCACCCATTTTTGCCGGGGTTGTAAGGGTTGATTTTAAAAAATTTAGCTTGTATAACCTGATAGGTAGCGTGGCATGGGTTACAACGCTTACATTATCAGGCTATTACTTAGGAATAAAATATCCGCAATTAAAAAATTATTTACATTATATTGTAATTGGTTTAATAGTAATAACAACAATACCGCTTATTTTTGCTTTTTTTAAAAACAGGCTTGTAAAAACTAATAACGAAGAAGATAACATATAA
- a CDS encoding inorganic diphosphatase, giving the protein MSTQHPWHQVSPGDNIPNIVNAIIEIPKGSKAKYEIDKDSGLLKLDRVLFSSVMYPANYGFIPQTYCDDKDPLDILVLCSVDVYPMSIIEAQVIGVMHMVDNGEQDDKIIAVAKNDMSVNYINELTELPPHAMKEIVRFFQDYKKLEGKNVTIEHLMGQRYAYKVITEAMDLYKSTFPNHQ; this is encoded by the coding sequence ATGAGTACACAACACCCTTGGCACCAGGTATCTCCAGGTGATAATATCCCTAACATTGTTAATGCTATCATTGAAATCCCTAAAGGATCGAAGGCTAAATATGAAATTGACAAAGACTCTGGCTTGTTAAAGTTAGATAGGGTATTATTTTCATCAGTAATGTATCCGGCTAATTACGGCTTTATCCCACAAACGTATTGTGATGATAAGGATCCTCTAGATATATTGGTGTTATGCTCGGTTGATGTTTATCCGATGTCAATTATAGAAGCCCAGGTTATTGGGGTAATGCACATGGTTGATAACGGCGAGCAAGACGATAAGATTATTGCGGTTGCTAAAAACGACATGTCGGTTAATTACATTAACGAGCTAACTGAGTTGCCGCCGCACGCAATGAAAGAGATTGTCCGCTTTTTTCAGGATTATAAGAAGCTTGAGGGTAAAAACGTTACCATTGAACACTTAATGGGACAGCGTTATGCCTACAAGGTTATAACCGAAGCAATGGACCTTTATAAGTCCACATTTCCAAATCATCAATAA
- a CDS encoding hemolysin family protein — translation MEQPDLHINGFFIFATLALVALNGFFVAAEFAMVRVRGSQIELQAKTGSAVAKVARGILHNLDGYLAATQLGITIASLALGVVGEGVVSSIMLNAFSALGMVVTSKTIITISHITAFSLITIFHIVFGELAPKSLAIQRSVRTVLAISVPLRIFFVVFKPAIWALNTLANFILKLLGISTIPGGEAHHSSEELQYLLEQGKETGALDSNEHELIQNVFDFNERVVKNIMVPRTKISGVDLGCSKEELIESIITEGYSRMPVYDDVIDKIVGVVHAKDILALLARNQEIVLKDIVRKPYFIPETKKINDLMAELQQKRIQIAIVLDEFGGTAGMVTLEDIVEELVGEIQDEYDEEKPIVEKVNEREFVVNALAPIYDVNSHLPHDLPEDGDYDTVSGWLGDIFGKIPEVGEQKEANGYNITVLKKSDQNIESVKLEMLINEDDAVDLH, via the coding sequence ATGGAGCAACCAGATCTTCATATAAACGGTTTTTTTATATTTGCCACACTGGCTTTAGTTGCTCTTAACGGTTTTTTTGTAGCGGCCGAATTTGCAATGGTGAGGGTGCGCGGCTCGCAAATAGAATTGCAGGCAAAAACCGGGAGTGCTGTAGCTAAGGTTGCCCGCGGTATATTGCACAATTTAGATGGGTACCTTGCTGCTACGCAATTGGGTATTACCATAGCATCACTGGCATTAGGTGTGGTTGGCGAGGGCGTGGTATCGTCCATTATGCTAAATGCCTTTTCGGCATTGGGCATGGTTGTTACTTCTAAAACAATAATCACCATAAGCCATATTACCGCTTTTTCGCTCATTACCATCTTTCATATCGTGTTTGGCGAACTGGCACCTAAGTCGCTTGCTATACAGCGATCAGTGCGAACTGTGTTAGCCATCTCAGTTCCATTACGAATATTTTTTGTGGTTTTTAAACCTGCAATATGGGCGCTGAATACCTTGGCTAATTTTATATTAAAGCTGTTGGGTATAAGCACCATACCGGGCGGAGAGGCACACCATAGTTCGGAAGAGCTGCAATACCTGCTTGAACAGGGCAAGGAAACCGGGGCATTGGATTCGAACGAGCATGAGTTGATCCAGAACGTGTTTGACTTTAACGAACGCGTGGTGAAGAATATAATGGTGCCCCGAACCAAGATATCGGGTGTTGACCTGGGCTGTTCAAAAGAAGAGTTAATAGAGAGCATTATTACTGAGGGCTACTCGCGTATGCCGGTTTACGATGACGTAATTGATAAAATTGTGGGCGTGGTGCATGCCAAAGATATTTTGGCCCTGTTGGCCCGCAACCAGGAAATAGTTTTGAAAGACATTGTAAGGAAGCCATACTTTATACCCGAAACTAAAAAGATAAACGACCTGATGGCCGAGCTGCAACAAAAGCGCATCCAGATAGCAATTGTGTTGGACGAGTTTGGCGGTACGGCAGGCATGGTTACCCTGGAAGACATTGTTGAAGAACTGGTTGGCGAGATACAAGATGAATACGACGAAGAAAAGCCGATTGTAGAAAAAGTAAACGAACGCGAATTTGTAGTTAACGCGCTTGCACCTATTTACGATGTGAACAGCCATTTACCACATGATTTGCCCGAAGATGGCGATTATGATACGGTATCCGGATGGTTGGGAGATATTTTTGGTAAGATACCCGAGGTTGGCGAACAAAAAGAGGCTAACGGCTACAACATTACGGTACTCAAAAAATCCGATCAGAACATTGAGTCGGTAAAATTAGAGATGCTGATTAACGAAGATGATGCCGTTGACCTGCATTAA
- a CDS encoding 16S rRNA (uracil(1498)-N(3))-methyltransferase gives MQLFYTPDITDSPIYYLSEEESKHCIRVLRLQLADHVNLIDGLGGLYEAEIIDAHPKKVALKLLSLQSEFEKRNHYLHIAVAPTKNIERLEWFLEKATEIGIDEISLLNCARSERKEAKAERLNKIITSAIKQSLKAYHPQLNEITPFQKLVTQPFNGQKFIAHCEPGHKLQLKDAIKPNGNYLILIGPEGDFTPKEIEDALQNGFEPITLGNSRLRTETAALEACFEVNFLNR, from the coding sequence ATGCAGCTTTTTTATACGCCCGATATTACCGATTCGCCAATATATTATTTAAGCGAGGAGGAGAGCAAACACTGCATCAGGGTATTGCGCTTGCAGCTTGCCGACCACGTTAATTTGATAGATGGCCTTGGTGGTTTATACGAAGCCGAAATAATTGATGCCCATCCTAAAAAGGTTGCCCTTAAATTATTGTCGCTACAAAGCGAATTTGAAAAGCGGAACCATTACCTGCACATAGCGGTAGCACCCACTAAAAATATTGAACGCCTGGAGTGGTTTTTAGAAAAAGCTACCGAAATAGGCATCGATGAAATATCGCTGCTCAATTGCGCGCGCTCCGAACGGAAGGAAGCCAAGGCAGAGCGGCTGAACAAGATTATTACCTCGGCCATTAAGCAATCGCTTAAAGCTTACCATCCTCAATTGAATGAGATAACGCCGTTTCAAAAACTGGTAACGCAACCCTTTAACGGGCAAAAATTTATTGCGCATTGCGAACCCGGCCACAAACTGCAATTGAAGGATGCTATTAAACCAAACGGCAATTATTTAATATTGATTGGCCCCGAGGGCGATTTTACACCAAAAGAAATTGAAGATGCTTTGCAAAACGGATTTGAACCAATAACTTTAGGGAATAGCCGTTTAAGAACAGAGACGGCTGCTTTGGAAGCTTGTTTCGAAGTCAATTTTTTAAACCGTTAA
- a CDS encoding DUF4159 domain-containing protein, with protein MKKLIAILPLCCLLLLSSFNEPTYKMAKVKYSGGGDWYGDRTALPNLIKFCNENLKTNFQQQDEVVELGSAELFNYPFIFLTGHGNVIFSDAEVKNLRKYLIGGGFLHIDDNYGLDQFIRVQMKRVFPELDFVELPANHPIYHQKFDFPNGLPKIHEHDGKRAQGFGLLYKGKLVCFYTYECDLGNGWEDYGTYPSDTQESRLKALKMGANLIQYVLTQ; from the coding sequence ATGAAGAAGCTAATTGCCATTTTACCCTTATGTTGCCTGTTGCTGTTAAGTAGCTTTAACGAGCCAACATACAAAATGGCCAAAGTGAAATATAGTGGCGGCGGCGATTGGTATGGCGACCGTACTGCGTTGCCAAACCTGATTAAGTTTTGCAATGAAAACCTAAAAACTAATTTCCAACAGCAAGATGAAGTGGTTGAACTGGGCAGTGCCGAGTTGTTTAATTATCCTTTTATATTTTTAACCGGGCACGGCAATGTTATATTTTCGGATGCGGAGGTAAAAAACCTGCGTAAATATTTAATAGGCGGCGGCTTTTTGCACATTGATGATAATTACGGCCTCGACCAATTTATACGTGTGCAAATGAAGCGGGTTTTCCCCGAACTGGACTTTGTTGAGCTGCCTGCAAATCATCCCATTTATCATCAAAAATTTGATTTCCCTAATGGTTTGCCTAAAATACACGAACACGATGGTAAACGTGCCCAGGGTTTCGGCCTGTTGTATAAAGGCAAACTGGTTTGCTTTTATACCTATGAGTGCGATTTAGGCAATGGCTGGGAAGACTATGGCACATACCCTAGCGATACGCAAGAATCGCGCTTAAAAGCGCTTAAAATGGGAGCCAATTTAATTCAATACGTTTTAACCCAATAG
- a CDS encoding acetyl-CoA carboxylase biotin carboxyl carrier protein subunit produces MFKIKVNDKFEHELQLQNDNLNLNGEAFLADMVKHGTNSYHVLHNQQSYNVEVVSLEHAEKTATIKVNGNIYVLKAKDQFDALLEQLGMANLNSNKISDIKAPMPGLVLKVLVSEGDEVKKGDNLFVLEAMKMENIIKAPADATVKTIKIQPTDKVEKGQLLILFK; encoded by the coding sequence ATGTTTAAAATAAAGGTAAACGATAAATTTGAGCACGAGCTTCAATTGCAAAACGACAATTTAAACCTGAACGGGGAAGCGTTTTTGGCCGACATGGTTAAACATGGTACCAATAGCTACCATGTGCTGCATAACCAACAATCGTACAATGTAGAGGTAGTTAGTCTTGAGCATGCCGAAAAAACAGCTACTATAAAAGTAAACGGCAATATTTATGTGCTAAAAGCTAAAGACCAGTTTGATGCCCTGTTAGAGCAACTGGGCATGGCTAACCTAAACAGCAATAAAATTAGCGATATTAAGGCCCCAATGCCCGGCCTGGTATTAAAAGTATTGGTTAGTGAAGGCGACGAGGTTAAAAAAGGCGATAACCTTTTTGTGCTGGAAGCCATGAAGATGGAAAACATTATTAAAGCCCCAGCAGACGCCACCGTAAAAACCATTAAGATACAACCTACAGATAAAGTTGAAAAAGGGCAGTTGCTGATACTTTTTAAATAA
- a CDS encoding DUF4197 domain-containing protein: MKVIRTLIITISLVAFIGQEASAQFFKSILDKVAGKSASTPTTTTATTTTTTGTSVLAPSTLEIGTALKQALEQGTTKSSDQLSTLNGFFGNAAVKILFPPEAQKVEKTLRSLGLNQLCDNVILSLNRAAEDAAGQAKPIFISAVKQMTLQDVTNILLGSNDAATQYFKRTTTASLTAAFKPITKKSLDKVGATRYYGDVATRYNKIPFAGKVNPDISDYVTQKAIDGLFLQIALEELNIRQNLAARTTPVLQKVFSFASQNMLGN, translated from the coding sequence ATGAAGGTAATCCGTACCCTTATAATAACAATAAGCTTAGTAGCATTTATTGGCCAGGAGGCTTCGGCCCAGTTTTTTAAATCAATTCTTGATAAAGTCGCCGGCAAATCAGCCAGTACCCCAACTACTACTACCGCAACTACCACAACAACTACCGGCACATCGGTTTTGGCACCAAGCACGCTTGAAATTGGTACGGCATTAAAGCAAGCCCTTGAACAGGGCACCACAAAAAGCTCCGATCAGCTTTCGACTTTAAATGGTTTTTTTGGAAATGCCGCCGTAAAAATATTATTTCCGCCCGAAGCCCAAAAGGTTGAAAAAACACTGCGTTCGCTGGGCTTAAACCAACTTTGCGATAACGTAATACTATCCCTTAACCGTGCCGCCGAAGATGCTGCAGGCCAGGCCAAACCCATATTTATTAGCGCCGTTAAACAAATGACACTGCAAGATGTAACCAACATTTTGTTAGGTAGTAATGATGCCGCCACACAATACTTTAAACGTACAACAACGGCATCGTTAACAGCTGCCTTTAAACCTATCACCAAAAAAAGTTTAGATAAAGTGGGCGCAACACGTTACTACGGCGATGTAGCAACCCGATATAATAAAATACCCTTTGCCGGCAAAGTAAACCCCGATATAAGCGATTATGTAACCCAAAAGGCTATTGACGGCTTATTTTTGCAAATTGCTTTAGAAGAATTAAATATTCGGCAAAATTTAGCGGCACGTACCACGCCTGTGTTGCAAAAAGTTTTTTCGTTTGCCAGTCAAAACATGTTGGGTAACTAA
- a CDS encoding inorganic phosphate transporter, which yields MTLLVVVIALAIIFDFINGFHDAANSIATVVSTKVLSPLMAVLWAAAFNFLAYFAIKDHHVANTVAKTVFEQFITLHVILAGLIAAITWNLITWWFGIPSSSSHTLIGGFAGAGMTNAMFKGFNAFSAVDPEPIIKIVAFIFLAPVIGSIIGYLINVAILHLCKNARPSKAETWFKRLQLVSSGALSFAHGGNDAQKVMGIIYVSLISAGVLHKTDTMPEWIPLACYSAIALGTMSGGWKIVKTMGTKITKITPLEGVSAETAGALTLFVTERFGIPVSTTHTLTGSIIGVGLTKRISAVRWGVTINLIWAWIITIPISALIAGIVFALVRSL from the coding sequence ATGACCTTACTGGTTGTTGTTATCGCCTTAGCCATTATTTTCGATTTTATTAACGGTTTTCACGATGCCGCTAATTCAATAGCTACTGTTGTTTCTACAAAAGTGCTATCGCCTTTAATGGCTGTACTTTGGGCCGCAGCATTTAATTTTTTGGCCTACTTTGCTATTAAAGACCACCATGTGGCTAACACGGTTGCAAAAACCGTTTTTGAGCAATTTATAACCCTGCATGTTATTTTGGCCGGTTTAATTGCCGCCATTACCTGGAATTTAATTACCTGGTGGTTTGGCATTCCGTCAAGCTCGTCGCACACACTAATTGGTGGTTTTGCCGGCGCCGGAATGACTAATGCTATGTTTAAGGGCTTTAATGCCTTTTCGGCTGTTGACCCTGAACCTATTATAAAAATTGTGGCTTTTATATTTTTGGCTCCCGTTATAGGCAGCATAATAGGTTATTTAATTAACGTTGCCATTTTGCATTTATGTAAAAATGCCCGCCCATCTAAAGCCGAAACCTGGTTTAAACGTTTGCAATTGGTATCGTCGGGCGCGTTAAGCTTTGCACATGGCGGTAACGACGCGCAAAAGGTTATGGGCATTATTTATGTATCGCTTATTTCGGCAGGTGTGTTGCACAAAACAGATACCATGCCCGAGTGGATACCCTTAGCCTGTTACTCGGCAATAGCTTTAGGTACTATGAGTGGTGGTTGGAAAATTGTTAAAACAATGGGCACCAAAATAACCAAGATAACCCCGCTTGAAGGTGTTAGTGCCGAAACCGCCGGTGCCCTCACGCTATTTGTTACCGAAAGATTTGGTATCCCGGTTTCAACAACACATACCCTTACGGGATCAATTATTGGCGTTGGTTTAACTAAACGCATTTCGGCAGTGCGCTGGGGCGTAACCATCAACCTTATTTGGGCCTGGATTATTACTATACCTATTTCGGCATTAATTGCCGGTATTGTATTCGCATTAGTTCGGTCGCTGTAA